The genomic interval GCTCACTGGTGGGGTGTGAAGAGCAGAAAAGGCCTTGACTTGTTCTGCAGTAACTAAACAGCCCTGTGCTGACAGCACTGTTCCCAGCACAAATCCAAACCTCAGCCCCACACTAGCTGCTGGGAAGAGGACTAACCCTATCCCAGCCAAACCCAGCACAGCATCACACTCTCTCTTTTACAGTGGGGGAAGGAGTTTGCTGTAGGTACTGCCCATAGCAGATGAGGACTTTTGGGGCAGGgttgctgcccccagcccctctaaACTAGGAGACTTCATGGGCTCTTGTATTTTGATATGTTTATTCAAGCACGTTTATTGTTGGAGATACAGTTCCCCTAGCAGCAGCATCCACACTACTGGTGCTGGAGGGACTCCGTGTGTCTTCAGCACCACCCACTCAGAGCCAGAGAGactcctgccctgcacaggtCAGGAGAGTGGCACTGAGATGCACGCAGGttacagaaaggctgagggctCCTCTGCTAGGAGACCAGTGCAGAAGGCTGGGTTGCAATACTGTGGTTAAAACCTCAGCTACTGCTCCTTGCTGGAATTTGTCTAAAGGTTTGTGACTTTGGGAGATGGTCAAAGAGTCACTGCACTGGTTTAAAAGGAAAGTGAGGAGAGGGTGATGGAGAGGAGGAGTGACATATGCAAGAGGAGCCTTGGACAGGAGAAGCATCTGTTCAGGCACTGCTCTTACCCTTCCCTGATTGCTCTCCCTGCACCACTTCATCAGGACCTTCTCCTGCCTCACTCACTTCATCACTTCCCAGTTGTGTTccctggcaggagtgggggatcAGTCACAGATTGGGCTCCTTTTAGACTCAAATAGATGAATTAAAAAAGAAGGGAGTTTACCcttcaaagcagagctgtgtgcaggcttgTGCTGCCACAGGGCACAGTCAGCAGCGTTTGCATCCAGGATGAGATTCAAATGGGAGAGTTTATATCTACATCACCACTTTAAACCATCTCCTACAACGTCAGACCTGCCAGTGGGATAAAGTACCTCAGAAATATTTGTTTCCTGTTCTTGCTGTCCCACAAAAACCCAAGAGCAGCTAAATTTGtgccttttgttttcagctggCAGGACAGGTTTGCAGAGGGTCACATCCTGCATCCTCAAGTGGAGTAAAACGTCCATGTCATTGTGAAGAATTACATCTCATAATTTCATTTGGTGAGCCCTTGCAAAGGGTCAGATCAATgtcagcagcctcagcactgtGCCAGGAACAGAGCTACTTTATTAACCTGGCAGCAAGACTTTGTTTCTATGGATTGTGCACAAATAGTGGTTagaattttcttttaatttcctgtctctggacaagctggatgCGCCCCCCCCCAAAGAAAAAACCAACAGGAACAAAACAGAACAGGCCAAGAGGTGCTCTGTGACACAGGTAAAGtgagtgcagagcacagctctgagtGCCAGCACCCAAAGTGTGCATCCCATTGGAAATCATTCTGCACAGAGCTCAGATTGTCTCGATTACAAACTTCCTATTTAATatccacctctgtgcccacGCTGAGCTCCAGATGCATCCCTGCCTAATAACAGGCTCTTTAAATGCTGATCCAGCCAGCAGATAGAAGCAGCTCCAACAGGATATTTTCACAGAACAAAGCGAGCTGTGgaacctctgctgctgggctccaccAAGCAAAGGGCAtgagctgagcagcctcagccaCCCCTGCGCTGCCCAGAGGATGAGGTCCTTGCTCAGCCAGACACCAATAACTGTGGCTTCCAAAGGAGGGAgggtgtctctgtgtgtgtgttgtggtgAGGCTGTTTATTAATGTCTAGTTGGAGAAGTTCCAAAGTTCAAGAAAACAACATTTTCAAACAAAATCCTTCAGCCTCGCTAAGCCCtgtctgtgccttctgccttgtGTGGGCAGTGTCAGCCCAGGAGTAGCTCTGGCTGTCTCTtcagagatgttcaaaacccacctgggcacattcctgtgtgagctggtataggtgatcctcctctggcaagggggttggactggatgagctttcaaagccccttccagcccctgacatcctatgattctgtgattcctgcacCTTCAGTCCCACATCTCTGGTGGAATCTCTTCTTTGCCTCTATCCCAGGCCTTTACTCCTGCGCTTCCCAGGTGACAATCTCCATTCAAGCCCTTGGGGCTTGGCTGAGAGCCCACTGCTTACACATGCGGGTGCTTGCAGTGGCACAGGGGAGAGAGCCCCTCCTTTGTGCTTGTTCTGTGGGGGTTACTGAAACCAAAACTATGCTAAGTGATCACAAATTCACAGGTGCagtcttggactggatgatcttggacgtctcttccaacctggttgattctatatctGGGAAGGGATGCTcaaaggtcattttgtccaatcccccttgcagtcagcagggacacctccaactagatccaGCTGCCCCAGGACCTTAATTCTGATctcaaatgtctccagggatggggcctccaccacatccctgggcaacctgttccagtgttccaccaccctcattgtgaagaacttcctcctaatgtccaacctaaggaGGAATCCTTCacagggagagcagtgacagTGATGTGGGCTGTGTTCAGTGAGGCTAGTGCCTAAGTGAAGAACGCATTCCAACCACACAGCCACTAATACTGATCtccattttattaaaaaaacaccaaaccacagAGCAGCTGACTAAATTCTTCTACTTTACAGCATTGTTTGCACATGGACAAGCCCATTCTCCCCGCCCCAAAACTATTCTTTTGACTGAGGGTTACACCAAAATGATCTTGATACACATTAGctcagcttgagtgctgtgaagaactggtacgggtgtagctgagaggtgctgATGAGGAGGCACAGGTGCTGAGGTGAAGGCTGCACTGTTTGTCCTCATATCTGAGGGAGGATCCATTGGTGTTGTGGACACTTTAAGATTAGACACTCTGAAGGCAGCCCAAAATGGAGTGAAGCTGTTGATGCAAAGGACACCCATTTTTACAGGAGAGTTTATGATACACAAAGCATCTCCTAGGCTTTGTCTGAAGTCCCTTATCTTCCAAGAGCCCTCTTCCTCTGTCCTtctgaagggaaagagaaactcaggcagaggcagcatctAGTTCCCATCAAACTCTCTCTGTTGCCTGTCAGCTGAAGCATTTCCTTGCCTCAGAACTGAACGGTGCTCAGCTGAGGCCACAGTCACCTTCCAAGAGCAGAAGTTAGACACTTGCATTTCTGTGGGCCgctcgtggcctcctctggtgcagctcagGGAGGTGCAGATGCATTCATGTGTGTGTAAGAACACTTGGAGAGCGAGGCCCCTGTCGTCTTCGCCTCCTCTTCGTCGCCCGCCTCTCCccgcatggcagggggctgctgctgcgcgCAGCAGGTgaaggtggccaggaaggccgtGCGGAAGCGCTTGTTCATGAAGCAGTAGATGATGGGGTTCACGCAGGCAGAGGTGTAGGACAGCAGGTGGATGAAGGAGATGGGGGCCCCCGAGAGGCGCTGGTCTGCCGAGGTGGTGTCGAAGGCGCGCCAGGCGTTGACGCTGAAGATGGGAgtccagcagatgaagaacAGGATGACGATCACCACCAGCATGCGGATCACCAGCTTCTTGGCCATCAAGTTGgcggaggagctgctgcttctggcccTGTCTATTTtgctgtggctggcagcagagagatgctgcagtggcatcttcctcttccttttggttttgttgaggTAGCATCCATCTCCGTCCTCATACCTGGTGCTGCAGgtgcttgcttttctttctgcacaTAGAAATCAGTGCTTACAGAGGGGACAAAATGTCTCTGAGCAGTGACTCAGAataaagagaaacaaagaacAGAGTCTAGGCTTAAACAAATGACAGGACTTGTGGCtgaacagctgctgcagagaaagcaCTGCCCTGCTTCTGAGTCACTCCTGTGTCCAGCATCTCCCCGTATTCCTGCTGCCTAACTCTACCCAGGCTGGTACAGAAGATGTCAGAGCAGCCTTTGCTCAAGCATCCACCTAGGAGAGTTTCCAACAGTATATGCTTCTGTCCTTAACTGACAGTTTTTATTGTGGTGCTTATTAACAGACATGGTCGTCAGCCACGGCCAGGAAAGAGCTCCTGGCATTTCTAAAACAAGCAGACCAGAAATTGAGTGTAAGCAGCCCAGAGCCTTTGCAAATGAGCCATAGGTGAGGGATTGTTTGCTGGTGAATAATGGAATCACTTCAGTCAACAAAGGCATCTGGCAGGTTCCCAGCCAGCACTGACCATAATGAGCATTTAGCAGCCAGGATGACTGTTTGTATCTATCTTCCACCCTAACTTAAAGAGCCCCACCCAGACCTGAATGCTTTGTTACCTCGTGAAGATTTCCTCTGACTGGCATCAAATTTTATTCCTCTGTAGAGTTCCAAGGAGATCAGGCCATAGGCAACCATCATGATAATCCCAGGGATAAGGAAGAGTATGAGCAGCAAGAAGGTGTACCTAAAGGAtcagaaggcagagcagggatcaGCACACAACCAGGAACACTTTTTCTCCAAGTCAGAACCGGGGGGGGCAGAATTTCAAGGtttgcctgttttttttttcatgtgaatGTCATCATTTTGACAGCCCTGGACATCAGAGGCTTCTCACCTCCTCTCACCTCTTTTCCCTCAGAAAATTATAGGAGTGAAGCTGTTGTGGCTGCAAAACATCTCCCACCCAGCTTCTGCAGGTCCTGAGGAGATGGGCGCTGCCAGAGCGGTCGGAGGggcaggaggtgtctctgcccttgTGTGGGGCTCCCTGTCAGAGCCAGGTGAGCACAGATGCCCTGGGGCTCTGCACGGTGCAAAAGCTGCCCTGCAGAAGCCCTATGAGTAGCTAGTGTTTCTCCATGGAGCCTCTGGTGCCGGCAGCCACCGTTTCAATGAGATCCACCTTGCCCCAGGCCATGCCAcattgggcagggacagggcagcCAGGGCCGTGGGGCTGTGGTGCAACCCCAGAAGGCATCTGGGCATCTGAAGTGACAGCCTGAAGAAGGCCATCGCACcctgtgccctcctgccctAGCTGGCTCTGCCCAGCGCCTGGCGCTGCCAGAGGCTCTAAGGCAgcctgtctgtgcccatggcactgggggGGTGCACGCCACAGCCTCGTCCTAGCTCAAGTGTTTGAGCAGCGTGCAAGGCCCCCACGCCCGAGTGGCACTGCCCCACTTACCTGCTCGGCCTGGCCTGCGGGACCCAAGGCTCTGCCTCCCCCCTCAGACGCTGCCCTTCTTCGCTGGAagcaagcagaaggcagcagctccccacgagggtctctgcaccctctccagccttcctttgctgcccttcttcactggaagcaagcagaaggcagcagctccccacgagggtctctgcaccctctccagctttcctttgctgcccttctttgctggaagcgagcagaaggcagcagctccccatgagggtctctgcaccctctccagccttcctttgctgcccttcttcgCTGGAagcaagcagaaggcagcagctccccatgagggtctctgcaccctctccagcttgcctttgctgcccttcttcgCTGGAAgcgagcagaaagcagcagctccccacgagggtctctgcaccctctccagctttcctttgctgcccttcttcgCTGGAAgcgagcagaaggcagcagctccccatgagggtctctgcaccctctccagccttcctttgctgcccttcttcgCTGGAagcaagcagaaggcagcagctccccatgagggtctctgcaccctctccagcttgcctttgctgcccttcttcgCTGGAAgcgagcagaaagcagcagctccccacgagggtctctgcaccctctccagctttcctttgCTGTGCTCCACGGGCACCccagagaagcacagcagcaggcagggcagcgctCAGgggtgctgcctgtgcctgcgtTTCTCAAGTGCCGGGCACCAAGGAGGGAAGAGGGCTCCTGCCTGGGGAGTGACAGATGCTGGCTCGCAGCGACAGCAGGGGCTTAGCAGGCCATGGGGTGAGAATCACCCTCACGCTCCTGCCACAAGTGTCAAAACGTAAGCAGCTTAAAAATGGgctctcttttcttttgccttttttttcacttcattctacagctccctgagaggaggttggagtgaggtggctGTTGATCAGTCTCCCTAGTGTCAGGCGAtggagtgagaggaaatggcctgaaattgtgccaggggaggtttgggttggacattaagagaagtttctttcctgcaagagtgaccagggattggaacaggctgcccagggaaatgctgaagtcaccatcgctggaggtgttccagaagtgtgtggccatggcactttgggacaggtTTTAAAGGCCATGGGGGTGTCAGTGGCTGGACTcgagcctggaggtcttttccaacccaaacaattctgtgattctatgaagtaagCATGGCAGACGTGTAGATGTTTGCTGAAGGTTAGCACTTGGGTTTTCAACAAGCCTACAGCTAACCATGGCATCCTGTGTGCCCCGAGCTGATCTGGCATCTGCTGACAGGCAGCTGTGTCTTACCAAGACTGCTGGATGACGTCACTTGGCCAGAGGAGCCGGCACATGTTTGCTGTGGTGTTGTTGTACTTGGTGAAAGGCACCAGCTTGCTGTAGACAGGGTATGGAACCATGATGGTGAAGGAGACACACCAGGTAGCAGCAATCACTCTCAGGGCATGGGACTTGGTCTGCCAGACTCTGGACTGCAgcggtttgcagatggcactgtACCTCTCCAAGGAGATGGCAACCAGGTTGAACGTCGACACGCTGACAGAGACACCTGTGCATGTCAGACAAAGACAAAGGGCATCTCCTTGTGCCAAAGGGCCATGCTGCTCTCAGGTAGCCTCCCTAGCTTTCTGTCTGCATGCAGAAGACTAAAAATAGAGTACAGGATTTATAAGCTAAAATACTTACAAATGTCACACTGATTAAGTCAGCAAAGAACACACAGGCCATGGGACTGatgttcctgctctgcagtcccctctCTCCAGAAGCCAGAGAAAAGGTCCATTCTACCAAACCATGacagtcataggatcatagaatcaaccaggttggaagagacctccaagatcagccaggccaacctagcacccagccttggccaatcaactagaccatggcactaagtgcctcagccaggctttttttggacaccttcagggatggcgactcgaccttccttcctgggcagcccattccaatgccaatcactctctctgcgaagaacttcctcttaacacccagactaaacatccctcagcacaatttgagactgtgtccccttgttctgttgctggttgtctgggagaagagaccaaccccacctggctacagcctcctttcaggtagctgtacacagcaatgaggtctgccctgagcctcctcttctgcaagctgcacacccccagctccctcagctgtgctccaggcccctcaccagctttgttgcccttctctggacacgttccagtatctcaagatctctcttgacttgaggagcccagaactggacacagtatgcaaggtgtggcctgaccagtaacAGGGGAAGAGTAGTAAGGAGCCAAGGTActtcccctcccagttcctcaCTTTGCTGCTGTCTTTATGCAACCCAGCAGCTGCAATGAAATTCAAAACCACATTTGAAATTGGTGCTGTTAGTTACTCTTTTAATACACAAGTTCATGGTCTAGTGGGCATGCAGGTTGCTgggcagaaggttggacttgatgattttagaggtcttttccagccttaatgattctatgattccatttggGATTTTTTCTGAGGTGTCCTGCTTGACTGGTGATCTGATTTTCTCGTTCAAGAGAATTAGATGTTGTTATCTTTTTGTTTATTAGATGCTAATGGAGTTACGAAGCAGGAGCAATGAAGGCAGAATCTTTGTCCTGTTCACACACTGCAAAATATAACACCAAGGGCCAGCATTTCTGCTACTGAGCTGCCCCAGTTGGTCACTCTAAGGTTATCAATAcctcttctccattttgtcacAGACTTTTCTTTCCGTGAACCTGCCTTTATTCAATGATCTTTCTGAATGTTCTAACCTAGGTCAAAATGTATAATGACAAAACCTTTGCAACTGTCTTTATATGAATTATCTGTAGTTTCAGATCTCTTCACACATCTTCATacctgatgtggccctgggcagcctgctgattgcaaggggattggacaagatgatctttgagggtcccttccaacccgatgcaaTATGTGAACACTAACACGGACCTTTGAGCATGGGTGATGCAAAGAGTGCCAGTGTCTGGCTGTCAGCTGAAGCCTCTGTTCACCTGAACTGCTGATGGGACAATGACCACCTTCTACCTCCTCAAAAGGTCACCTTCCCAGTGAAAAATCCTCATGTTCAAAAATCTGTCACTGTTGTTTTGGGATAACTTAGGTGGTGTGCAGGAAGCCTGCTGGTGGGTGATGCTCTGTGGTGTTCCTGGCAGCATTTCACCTTGGCTGCTCCAATATGGCCTTTGCTCTTCTGGGCTTTATCTGCAGAAAGGTGTTGGGTTCCCACCTGCAGCCTTAGCTGTGCACTTTCACATTACGTCACCAGCTCCCAAGGGCACAGGCTGAAAGCAGACCTGAGCTTTGTGTAGCTATCTGAGGGTCTCCTAAGGCAGCAAAACCTTTACCTAATGTTGTGTTTTTAAGAAACAAGCAAATGCAGAGAAAGGGCTGGAAGTGAGCAAAATCACTGACACAGCCCTGCATGATCCAGGCATTTGAAACTCCTGGATCCACAACTAAGGCAGCCATGGCAAGGGATGTAAAAGGGATGCTTCTTGAAGTCAGCCTCTAAAACATGTGTCCGTGCTTTGTGGTCTCCTGGTGTGCTCTGGTAACACCTGCTCTGTTCTCAAAAAGCTCTTGCTCTAACTTCCAGCTCCAGATATCTTACCTACTTAGCCCcccttattttttctttaggTATTGGTGATGTCAAACCTCTGTGGGCAAAATCTGCCTTCAGAGAGGactgcacagccctggcacctcTGATGGGTGATCTGGACTGTGCTGATGCTCTGTCAGAGGT from Pogoniulus pusillus isolate bPogPus1 chromosome 9, bPogPus1.pri, whole genome shotgun sequence carries:
- the CCKAR gene encoding cholecystokinin receptor type A, giving the protein MEIIDASFLGNGTNITAFLCDIILENDTIFCLEEPPYSSKDFHQVIRILLYCLIFLLSMLGNTLVITVLVRNKRMRTVTNTFLLSLAVSDLMLCLFCMPFTLIPNLLKDFIFGSAVCKAATYFMGVSVSVSTFNLVAISLERYSAICKPLQSRVWQTKSHALRVIAATWCVSFTIMVPYPVYSKLVPFTKYNNTTANMCRLLWPSDVIQQSWYTFLLLILFLIPGIIMMVAYGLISLELYRGIKFDASQRKSSRERKASTCSTRYEDGDGCYLNKTKRKRKMPLQHLSAASHSKIDRARSSSSSANLMAKKLVIRMLVVIVILFFICWTPIFSVNAWRAFDTTSADQRLSGAPISFIHLLSYTSACVNPIIYCFMNKRFRTAFLATFTCCAQQQPPAMRGEAGDEEEAKTTGASLSKCSYTHMNASAPP